A window of the Pecten maximus chromosome 19, xPecMax1.1, whole genome shotgun sequence genome harbors these coding sequences:
- the LOC117317741 gene encoding uncharacterized protein LOC117317741 — protein sequence MYVILLLIFCVSCEFGQIHTGVSNQELLPREWNELVIFVNQKVGHFERLMNIKDGHIAQLKSELQNQNVEMMQLKQDVRLLQLVNSKHAGIQGQTTPTLESKSDVFANLEDINSSNLFTSRENTHRTKFIVNESLTSDKRHDYTNTSADGISILQRENIQNPHIAQLGTPSLDDYKPQWTSSKTFRHRRVHLKDTEVQGFQQKRVATGQTIAFHASLSHTVDASPHSTVVFDQEQLDQGDGYNPLDGIYSAPESGTYVITWTPWQIGMHHFSHS from the exons ATGTATGTTATTCTTTTACTAATATTTTGTGTTTCCTGTGAATTTGGACAAATACACACTGGGGTGTCTAACCAGGAACTCCTACCTCGGGAATGGAATGAACTCGTAATATTTGTAAATCAGAAAGTCGGCCATTTTGAACGTCTGATGAATATCAAAGACGGACACATAGCTCAACTTAAAAGTGAACTACAGAACCAAAATGTAGAGATGATGCAGTTAAAACAGGACGTGAGATTACTTCAACTGGTGAATTCTAAGCATGCTGGAATTCAAGGACAAACAACACCTACCTTAGAATCGAAGTCGGACGTGTTCGCCAATTTGGAGGACATTAATTCATCGAATCTGTTTACATCACGTGAAAATACACATAGGACAAAATTTATCGTCAACGAATCTCTTACATCTGACAAACGCCACGACTACACAAATACATCGGCAGACGGTATTTCTATCCTTCAACGTGAAAACATACAAAATCCACACATTGCACAACTCGGTACCCCTTCACTTGATGACTATAAACCACAATGGACTTCCTCGAAGACGTTCCGCCATCGCCGTGTTCATTTGAAAGACACTGAGGTACAGGGATTCCAACAAAAAC GAGTAGCGACAGGACAGACGATTGCCTTCCATGCCTCGCTTTCACATACTGTAGATGCTAGTCCGCATTCAACAGTTGTCTTTGACCAGGAACAGCTCGATCAAGGAGACGGATACAATCCACTTGATGGCATCTACAG TGCCCCAGAGTCCGGAACCTACGTCATTACTTGGACCCCATGGCAGATCGGCATGCATCATTTCAGTCACAGCTGA
- the LOC117317738 gene encoding uncharacterized protein LOC117317738: protein MCVAIIIILLAVSTYGCHGQVPDAVNLPRQWQDLVSVVDQKIGQMENLVNIQDQRIDQLENKLQTQVSEITSLKRLMNLKDVVLTKLMKQVADLENRVDISPNTDINGNIPGNTTRFPEESTTLTNRSSVVPEQPYAVLRDSRVHSPSEDNEQVSVELQDASRDLTRSAHSNRAAYQEQVAFHAYRTSTVTLGSLATVVFDHETLDQGDGYNPRDGIYVVPESGIYVITWTMISLGRCAFQNQLVVNGATRGNTWTDSEEIADSHQVTGTVLINLNQGDRLFIRMGRIYRSGGIFSDASYANPTFSGWKLG from the exons ATGTGTGTGGCtatcatcattattttattGGCGGTCTCTACATACGGTTGTCATGGCCAGGTACCAGATGCAGTAAATCTGCCCAGACAATGGCAAGACCTTGTATCGGTAGTTGACCAAAAAATTGGTCAAATGGAAAACCTGGTGAACATTCAAGATCAACGCATCGACCAGCTGGAAAATAAACTACAAACTCAAGTTTCTGAAATAACGTCGCTAAAACGTTTAATGAATCTAAAGGATGTTGTTCTAACAAAATTGATGAAACAAGTTGCGGATTTAGAGAATCGTGTGGATATAAGTCCTAACACAGATATCAATGGAAACATACCAGGGAACACCACACGATTCCCTGAAGAATCAACTACCTTAACCAATCGGAGTTCTGTTGTCCCGGAACAGCCGTATGCTGTTCTTAGGGACTCTCGCGTACATTCACCCAGCGAAGACAATGAACAGGTCAGCGTGGAACTCCAAGACGCATCCAGGGACTTGACGAGATCAGCACATTCCAATC GTGCAGCCTATCAAGAACAGGTTGCTTTCCACGCCTATCGTACCTCAACTGTAACCCTTGGCTCACTAGCCACGGTAGTGTTTGACCACGAGACACTAGACCAAGGGGATGGATATAACCCCCGTGACGGGATATACGTGGTACCAGAGTCTGGCATATACGTCATCACATGGACTATGATTTCCTTGGGCCGCTGTGCATTCCAAAATCAACTGGTTGTAAACGGAGCGACAAGAGGGAATACTTGGACAGATTCAGAAGAAATTGCGGACAGCCACCAAGTGACAGGGACCGTGCTTATCAACTTGAATCAAGGCGATCGTCTCTTTATTCGCATGGGTCGAATATATCGTAGCGGCGGAATCTTCAGTGATGCTTCTTATGCCAACCCTACGTTTTCAGGCTGGAAACTTGGTTGA